Proteins from a single region of Struthio camelus isolate bStrCam1 chromosome W, bStrCam1.hap1, whole genome shotgun sequence:
- the LOC104150286 gene encoding cyclin-dependent kinases regulatory subunit 2 encodes MAHKQIYYSDKYFDEQYEYRHVMLPRELSKQVPKTHLMSEEEWRRLGVQQSLGWVHYMIHEPEPHILLFRRPLPKDEQK; translated from the exons aTGGCTCACAAGCAGATCTACTATTCCGACAAGTACTTTGACGAGCAGTACGAGTACCG ACACGTGATGCTGCCAAGAGAACTTTCAAAGCAAGTACCAAAAACCCATCTAATGTCTGAAGAGGAATGGAGACGACTTGGTGTTCAGCAAAGTCTTGGCTGGGTTCACTATATGATCCATGAGCCAG AGCCACACATTCTTCTCTTCAGAAGACCTCTTCCAAAGGATGAGCAAAAATGA